One region of Termitidicoccus mucosus genomic DNA includes:
- the mreC gene encoding rod shape-determining protein MreC, giving the protein MPPKRIDQARPFLILLIAFAAWLVLPALFKRFARLSFFEFQAPIDVTAGRVRDLQNYWSLRTRAKNDLIEAGQQLSRLNASYELSIRKNATLEAEVARLEELLRLPSFNDYRSEPARVLRRDYNAWWQRLVIRKGSMHGITAGSPVIFVGGVVGRVTEVGAYTSVVDLVSNPGLRLAACIEGDNRPVSYQGAGARSLARAGGMVEFVPLDILAGATDPRRLVTSGLGGVFPPGLSIGLITTLDPGSDGLFKSGPVLLDPRLASVSEVTVLVPLPPPS; this is encoded by the coding sequence GTGCCGCCCAAACGCATCGACCAAGCCCGCCCGTTCCTGATCCTCCTCATCGCATTCGCGGCCTGGCTGGTGCTGCCCGCGTTGTTCAAGCGTTTCGCGCGGCTTTCGTTTTTTGAGTTTCAGGCCCCCATCGACGTCACGGCGGGACGGGTGCGCGATTTGCAAAACTACTGGTCGCTGCGCACGCGGGCCAAGAACGACCTCATCGAGGCCGGCCAGCAGCTCTCGCGCCTCAACGCATCCTACGAACTGAGCATCCGCAAAAACGCCACGCTGGAGGCCGAGGTTGCCCGGCTCGAGGAGCTGCTGCGCCTGCCCTCGTTCAACGATTACCGCAGCGAACCCGCCCGCGTGCTCCGTCGCGACTACAACGCCTGGTGGCAGCGCCTCGTCATCCGCAAGGGCTCCATGCACGGCATCACCGCGGGCTCGCCCGTCATCTTTGTCGGCGGCGTCGTCGGCCGCGTGACCGAGGTCGGCGCCTACACCTCGGTCGTCGATTTGGTGAGCAATCCCGGCCTCCGCCTCGCCGCCTGCATCGAGGGCGACAACCGCCCGGTCAGCTATCAGGGCGCCGGCGCCCGCTCGCTGGCCCGCGCGGGCGGCATGGTGGAATTCGTGCCGCTCGACATCCTCGCCGGCGCCACCGATCCGCGCCGCCTCGTCACTTCCGGCCTGGGCGGCGTTTTCCCGCCCGGCCTGAGCATCGGCCTCATCACCACGCTCGATCCCGGCAGCGACGGCCTTTTCAAATCCGGCCCCGTCCTTCTCGACCCTCGCCTCGCCTCGGTAAGCGAAGTGACGGTGCTCGTCCCCCTCCCTCCGCCGTCCTGA
- a CDS encoding peptidoglycan D,D-transpeptidase FtsI family protein: MADEDGTRIAGAAVAIDVRTGEVLAMASKPDYNLNDFTPRLGSDAAKKIEEEGAWLNRAIQGLYPPGSTFKLLTAVAAFRSGVLEPDTEVVCHGVMRVGSRLFPCHDRRAHGPISFPDAIAKSCNIFFYTEGIAAGPQSLADNARRFGLGQRTGIELPYESGRMNIADPAWKKENRGESWTDGDTANMSIGQGFLLFSPLQMACFAASIARGELRTPPTLLHDPGRPALHTEPIGLTPAQQATLVEGMVRTARIGTARSLSSLKIYPEFKNLVIAGKTGTAQVPNPKGGKQLNIAWFVGFAPADNPQIAIAVAMEGHVPGEEYGGGTIAAPIAGIILKAWQAKRAAPAAQARTVATR; the protein is encoded by the coding sequence ATGGCCGACGAGGACGGCACCCGCATCGCCGGCGCGGCCGTCGCCATCGACGTCCGAACCGGCGAGGTGCTCGCCATGGCCAGCAAGCCCGACTACAACCTGAACGACTTCACTCCGCGCCTCGGCTCCGATGCCGCGAAAAAAATCGAAGAAGAGGGCGCATGGCTGAACCGTGCCATTCAGGGCCTTTATCCGCCCGGCTCCACCTTCAAGCTCCTCACCGCCGTCGCCGCCTTCCGCTCCGGAGTGCTCGAACCCGACACTGAGGTTGTCTGCCACGGCGTCATGCGCGTGGGCAGCCGCCTCTTTCCCTGCCACGACCGTCGCGCGCACGGTCCGATCTCCTTCCCCGATGCCATCGCCAAAAGCTGCAACATTTTTTTCTATACCGAAGGCATCGCCGCCGGGCCGCAATCCCTCGCCGACAATGCCCGCCGCTTCGGACTCGGCCAGCGCACCGGCATCGAACTCCCCTACGAATCTGGCAGGATGAACATCGCCGATCCGGCATGGAAAAAAGAAAACCGCGGCGAAAGCTGGACCGATGGCGACACCGCTAATATGTCCATCGGCCAGGGGTTCCTTCTTTTTTCCCCGCTCCAGATGGCCTGCTTCGCCGCCTCCATCGCGCGCGGCGAACTGCGCACCCCGCCGACCCTCCTGCATGACCCCGGGCGACCCGCGCTTCACACCGAACCCATCGGGCTCACGCCCGCGCAACAAGCCACGCTCGTGGAGGGCATGGTGCGCACCGCGCGGATTGGCACCGCCCGCAGTCTCAGCAGTCTCAAAATATATCCCGAATTCAAAAACCTCGTGATTGCCGGCAAGACCGGCACCGCCCAAGTTCCGAATCCGAAAGGCGGCAAACAACTCAACATCGCCTGGTTTGTCGGCTTCGCTCCCGCCGACAATCCGCAAATCGCCATCGCTGTCGCCATGGAGGGCCACGTGCCCGGCGAGGAATACGGCGGAGGCACCATCGCCGCGCCCATCGCCGGTATCATCCTTAAGGCTTGGCAAGCCAAACGCGCCGCCCCGGCCGCGCAGGCGCGGACCGTGGCTACTCGATAA
- a CDS encoding penicillin-binding transpeptidase domain-containing protein — protein sequence MRRYRTPIIVILCGILLCTVAAQLNHYLSSLHISVFVGGLLVVFPALRLRHRHGWRIIVPLGLWCDAATPLPFGLLTMLLLLAHAVIFQLRSRIPRAEPLVGVAVALIANIALFAAVAIFCALRLDAPSGLALRHLLASLNIYDREGRLLVGNRARFEVTLNLDELRREFRLEYLRIRKNYRELGDKDIPSSSQMAVIARYSVVQRYLDEVNRVIGREAQVSSRDLERHFRQQLLLPYTLLDDLTSGDYARLAEQLPVRSPLQLTASSVRDYPHGSAASHILGYTGATDDIPVEGFPGEDLATFKMRGTTGRAGIELQFNDHLQGKAGGAIYRVDPAGYRIDPPLMRRTPVQGRNIALSLDLDLQLAAEAAIESMADEDGTRIAGAAVAIDVRTGEVLAMASKPDYNLNDFTPRLGSDAAKKIEEEGAWLNRAIQGLYPPGSTFKLLTAVAAFRSGVLEPDTEVVCHGVMRVGSRLFPCHDRRAHGPISFPDAIAKSCNIFFYTPRPR from the coding sequence ATGCGCCGCTATCGCACACCCATCATCGTCATCCTTTGCGGAATCCTGCTCTGCACGGTCGCGGCCCAGCTCAACCACTACCTGTCGTCCCTGCACATCAGCGTTTTCGTCGGGGGACTGCTGGTGGTGTTTCCCGCGCTTCGCCTCCGCCACCGCCACGGCTGGCGCATCATCGTTCCGCTCGGCCTCTGGTGCGACGCCGCCACTCCCCTGCCCTTCGGCTTGCTCACCATGCTTCTTCTCCTCGCGCACGCCGTCATTTTCCAACTCCGTTCGCGCATCCCCCGGGCCGAGCCGTTGGTCGGCGTTGCCGTCGCCCTGATTGCCAATATCGCCCTCTTCGCCGCGGTCGCCATCTTCTGCGCCCTTCGTCTTGACGCGCCTTCCGGCCTCGCGCTCCGGCATCTGCTCGCATCGCTGAACATCTACGACCGCGAAGGCCGCCTCCTCGTCGGCAACCGCGCCCGTTTTGAAGTCACGCTCAACCTCGACGAACTCCGCCGCGAATTCCGCCTGGAATATCTCCGCATCCGCAAAAACTACCGCGAACTCGGCGACAAGGACATCCCCAGTTCCTCCCAGATGGCCGTCATCGCGCGCTACTCCGTCGTCCAGCGCTACCTCGACGAGGTCAACCGCGTCATCGGCCGCGAGGCGCAGGTGAGCAGCCGCGATCTCGAACGCCACTTCCGCCAGCAACTCCTGCTGCCCTACACGCTGCTCGACGATCTCACGTCCGGCGACTATGCCCGCCTCGCCGAACAGCTACCTGTCCGCTCCCCGCTCCAGCTCACCGCCTCCAGCGTCCGCGATTATCCGCACGGTTCCGCCGCGTCACATATTCTCGGATACACCGGCGCGACCGACGACATCCCCGTGGAAGGCTTCCCCGGCGAGGACCTCGCCACCTTCAAGATGCGCGGCACCACGGGCCGCGCCGGCATCGAGCTGCAATTCAACGATCATCTCCAGGGCAAGGCCGGCGGCGCCATCTACCGCGTCGATCCCGCCGGTTACCGCATCGACCCTCCGCTCATGCGCCGCACCCCGGTGCAGGGCCGCAACATCGCGCTCTCGCTCGACCTCGACCTGCAACTCGCCGCCGAGGCCGCGATAGAATCCATGGCCGACGAGGACGGCACCCGCATCGCCGGCGCGGCCGTCGCCATCGACGTCCGAACCGGCGAGGTGCTCGCCATGGCCAGCAAGCCCGACTACAACCTGAACGACTTCACTCCGCGCCTCGGCTCCGATGCCGCGAAAAAAATCGAAGAAGAGGGCGCATGGCTGAACCGTGCCATTCAGGGCCTTTATCCGCCCGGCTCCACCTTCAAGCTCCTCACCGCCGTCGCCGCCTTCCGCTCCGGAGTGCTCGAACCCGACACTGAGGTTGTCTGCCACGGCGTCATGCGCGTGGGCAGCCGCCTCTTTCCCTGCCACGACCGTCGCGCGCACGGTCCGATCTCCTTCCCCGATGCCATCGCCAAAAGCTGCAACATTTTTTTCTATACGCCGAGGCCGCGATAG